DNA sequence from the Deinococcus budaensis genome:
GGGGCGGGGGAGTGCGGCATGGGTCCCAGGCTACCGCTGTCTCAACATCCGCTGTGGCCCCCTATCATCCGCGCGGCCCTCCGGCGCCTAGCCTGCGGGGATGGAAGGCGCAGCGGTGGGCGAGATGGCGGGACTGTTCGGGCAATTCGAGGCCGTGGTGCGGCAATTCACTGTCTATCTGGCGACCGGGGTCGAGGCGGCGTCGGGCATCATCGTGGGCATCGCGGTCATCGAGGCGCTGTGGCGCTCGCTGGGGCTGTTTTTCCGGCAGCACGGGACGCCCGAATCGCTCAAGGAGGCCATTCGCCTGCGCCTGGGCCGCTGGCTCTCGGTGGTGCTGGAGTTCCTGCTCGCCGCCGACATCCTGCGGACGGCCATCGCGCCCACCTGGAACGACATCGGAAAGCTCGCCGCTATCGCGGGCATCCGCACGGCCCTGAACTATTTCCTGCAACGCGAGGTCCGCGAGGCCGAGCAGTCGCGCACCGACGCGAAAATCACGGCTCCCCTTCAGCGGAACCAGGCCCGGCAGGAAGGGGGATAGGAACGGTGCTGTCGGTGCTGCG
Encoded proteins:
- a CDS encoding DUF1622 domain-containing protein, with the protein product MEGAAVGEMAGLFGQFEAVVRQFTVYLATGVEAASGIIVGIAVIEALWRSLGLFFRQHGTPESLKEAIRLRLGRWLSVVLEFLLAADILRTAIAPTWNDIGKLAAIAGIRTALNYFLQREVREAEQSRTDAKITAPLQRNQARQEGG